The following are encoded together in the Streptomyces sp. NBC_00358 genome:
- a CDS encoding DUF3761 domain-containing protein: MIASPSLNGDFTLTKFRGAVATVVMAGALLAPVATATDAAAASCARHTTGVCKANSPHPRGAMAKCKDGTYSYSAHFRGTCSHHRGVKYWYR; the protein is encoded by the coding sequence ATGATCGCGTCTCCGAGTCTGAATGGAGACTTCACGCTCACCAAATTCCGGGGCGCTGTAGCTACCGTCGTCATGGCCGGCGCTCTGCTGGCGCCGGTGGCCACGGCCACCGATGCTGCGGCCGCGTCGTGCGCCCGGCACACGACGGGCGTCTGCAAGGCGAACTCGCCCCACCCGCGCGGGGCAATGGCGAAGTGCAAGGACGGCACCTACTCCTACAGCGCCCACTTCCGGGGCACCTGCTCCCACCACCGTGGCGTGAAGTACTGGTACCGGTAG
- a CDS encoding SGNH/GDSL hydrolase family protein has protein sequence MPGDTWIGNACVIDHDYAAVVYAPRTFTNHPDMMLGGAFTAIVDLDKGVVKKLPFTASLAYFDPTCNPDTHTAAFTAQRDNESRLVTVDTHGRTVADTVAQGQVTTPVPVSDGVIAALGNRLVHIDRKGKAKTLARTSRVPYDIHSLPGGKIAFLDRSGDITAHAKTYTAGKVATVATGKLDQLALKQAGADRVFLTGEPSGRTHLSGSGVSRLDAPAEADVSSLGRLAVNPVLSDAVQRGLDNIKNAGKGFTKGGEPAPGEIGHALTVTGVATATGKPTMQIAAEPGTATGGAKLSPALAGTPSAKTPRASLGIENNPVDTDRWCSVPRNDVSQLALQPTPNQVEWAVDMAVKGNLRSNYLTQGGWRSQTGIGTIDPQGLFPIPTLTGGNGSGRIPAQVELGILAQESNLWQAEQGSIPGQMGNPLAAVDGFYGHDGKATTSAGHWRINWNKSDCGYGVGQVTDGMRLAGYEKVDDNGHKETALSPTLQKAVALDYATNIAASLKILADKWNEVHTSGQLVTANNDDPSKPENWFTAVWNYNLGFNKPGADTNWGLGWFNNPANPNYPPTRKVFMNTDLDAAAVKDAAHPQDWPYEEKVLGWASWSIDTGHSYATSGRQDWPGESGFASAGFRPAYWNGTNQTVVDQGSAKYNRAHANPPLDTFCNTKNNCSVFSPPNCPDVNCYKQYWWHQSNTTWKSDCSTTCGFENIKYATLVSEPGRGTRLQYGTPLCSGATNDNRPNGSWMVDSVPDATDTWSSCGKSYSSGTFRFAFNADPVATGPGLGPFEAKADLHQVGGGYQGHYWYTHTRNTDHLGGDSGAMTIKGTWTLNQNLNWARVLVYLPDTGAKTRQATYSVGGSDSTSPDRVVLQRAGGWVSIGAFHFTGTPTVSLSNSTVDGTGDEDIAWDAVAFQPLTSKPANSIVAMGDSYSSGEGASGSGGTDFFPETDHMDNADSELIDKCHRSKLAWSRQATLPGASMSIGAMADSLDTQTDYHFIACSGARTYNILTSGQSHEVPQLYAGYLDQNTTLVTLSVGGNDARFSDVFAQCALGAGTDQCPDTAIGNKDPITGEDVAGDTGPLKTWAPTWLHDKVRPRIEAVLMRIHDVAPNAKIVLMGYPRLLSGAKDCVAGIGKEEEAPWLNSVADMLDQEMNGAASDAKSQDGINVVFADPRDKFDTKAVCGDPEYVNGIVENGRSQVDTSSPKPAMASFHPKIAGVRLYADLLQQYLP, from the coding sequence ATGCCCGGTGACACCTGGATCGGCAACGCGTGCGTCATCGATCACGACTACGCGGCCGTCGTCTACGCCCCACGCACGTTCACCAACCACCCCGACATGATGCTCGGCGGAGCCTTCACAGCGATCGTCGATCTCGACAAGGGAGTGGTGAAAAAGCTTCCGTTCACCGCATCCCTCGCCTACTTCGACCCCACCTGCAACCCGGACACCCACACGGCAGCGTTCACCGCGCAGCGGGACAACGAGTCACGACTGGTGACCGTGGACACGCACGGCCGTACCGTGGCCGACACCGTCGCGCAGGGGCAGGTCACCACTCCGGTCCCCGTGAGCGACGGTGTGATCGCGGCGCTCGGCAACCGGCTCGTGCACATCGACCGCAAGGGCAAGGCGAAGACTCTCGCCAGGACCAGCCGGGTCCCGTACGACATCCACTCGCTTCCGGGCGGGAAGATCGCTTTCCTCGACCGCTCGGGCGACATCACGGCGCACGCCAAGACGTACACGGCCGGCAAGGTCGCCACGGTGGCCACCGGCAAGCTGGATCAGCTCGCCCTGAAGCAGGCCGGCGCCGATCGGGTGTTCCTCACCGGCGAGCCGTCCGGCAGGACACACCTTTCCGGCAGTGGGGTGAGCCGGCTGGACGCACCGGCGGAGGCCGACGTGTCCAGCCTGGGCAGACTCGCCGTCAACCCTGTTCTCTCCGATGCCGTCCAGAGGGGTCTGGACAACATCAAAAACGCGGGCAAGGGCTTCACCAAGGGGGGTGAGCCCGCTCCCGGCGAGATCGGCCATGCCCTCACCGTCACGGGTGTCGCGACGGCGACCGGGAAACCCACCATGCAGATCGCCGCAGAGCCCGGCACGGCGACAGGAGGCGCCAAACTGTCCCCGGCACTGGCTGGCACCCCCAGCGCCAAGACGCCGAGGGCATCTCTCGGCATCGAGAACAACCCGGTGGACACCGACCGCTGGTGCTCGGTCCCGCGCAACGACGTCAGTCAGCTGGCCCTGCAGCCCACCCCCAACCAGGTGGAATGGGCTGTGGACATGGCGGTCAAGGGCAATCTGCGCTCCAACTACCTCACTCAGGGCGGATGGCGCTCCCAGACCGGCATCGGCACGATCGACCCGCAGGGCCTGTTCCCCATCCCGACCCTGACCGGCGGCAACGGCAGCGGCCGCATCCCCGCCCAGGTCGAACTCGGCATCCTGGCTCAGGAGTCCAACCTGTGGCAGGCGGAACAAGGCTCCATCCCCGGGCAGATGGGCAACCCGCTCGCCGCGGTGGACGGCTTCTACGGCCATGACGGCAAAGCAACCACGTCGGCCGGCCACTGGAGAATCAACTGGAACAAGTCCGACTGCGGCTACGGAGTCGGCCAGGTCACCGACGGCATGCGCCTGGCGGGCTACGAGAAGGTCGACGACAACGGGCACAAAGAAACCGCTCTGTCTCCAACCCTGCAGAAGGCCGTGGCGCTCGACTACGCCACCAACATCGCCGCCTCACTGAAGATCCTCGCCGACAAATGGAACGAGGTCCACACCAGCGGCCAGCTGGTCACCGCCAACAACGACGACCCCTCCAAGCCGGAGAACTGGTTCACCGCCGTGTGGAACTACAACCTCGGCTTCAACAAACCCGGAGCGGACACCAACTGGGGCCTGGGCTGGTTCAACAACCCCGCCAACCCCAACTACCCGCCCACCCGCAAAGTCTTCATGAACACCGACCTCGACGCCGCGGCCGTCAAGGACGCCGCGCATCCCCAGGACTGGCCGTACGAGGAGAAGGTGCTGGGCTGGGCCTCCTGGTCCATCGACACCGGCCACTCCTACGCCACCTCCGGCCGCCAGGACTGGCCGGGCGAGTCCGGCTTCGCCTCCGCCGGCTTCCGCCCCGCCTACTGGAACGGCACCAACCAGACGGTCGTCGATCAGGGCAGCGCGAAATACAACCGGGCACACGCCAACCCGCCGCTCGACACGTTCTGCAACACCAAGAACAACTGCAGCGTGTTCAGCCCGCCCAACTGCCCCGACGTGAACTGCTACAAGCAGTACTGGTGGCATCAGTCCAATACAACCTGGAAGTCCGACTGCTCCACCACCTGCGGCTTCGAGAACATCAAGTACGCGACCCTGGTCAGTGAGCCCGGCCGCGGCACCCGCCTGCAGTACGGAACCCCGCTCTGCTCGGGTGCGACCAACGACAACCGGCCCAACGGCTCCTGGATGGTCGACTCCGTACCCGACGCCACTGACACCTGGAGCAGCTGCGGGAAGTCCTACTCAAGCGGAACCTTCAGGTTCGCCTTCAACGCGGACCCGGTCGCGACCGGTCCGGGCCTCGGCCCGTTCGAGGCCAAGGCCGACCTCCACCAGGTCGGCGGCGGCTACCAAGGCCACTACTGGTACACGCACACCCGCAACACGGACCATCTCGGCGGCGATAGCGGTGCCATGACCATCAAGGGCACCTGGACGCTCAACCAGAACCTCAACTGGGCCCGCGTCCTGGTGTACCTGCCCGACACCGGTGCCAAGACCCGCCAAGCCACCTACAGCGTCGGAGGCTCGGACAGCACCAGCCCGGATCGGGTCGTACTGCAGCGCGCCGGCGGCTGGGTGAGCATCGGGGCGTTCCACTTCACCGGGACGCCGACCGTGTCCCTGTCGAATTCGACCGTGGACGGAACGGGGGACGAGGACATCGCGTGGGACGCGGTGGCCTTCCAGCCCCTCACCAGCAAGCCCGCGAACTCTATCGTGGCCATGGGCGACTCCTACTCTTCGGGCGAGGGCGCAAGCGGGTCCGGCGGCACGGACTTCTTCCCGGAGACCGACCACATGGACAATGCGGACAGTGAGCTGATCGACAAGTGCCACCGATCCAAGCTCGCCTGGTCACGGCAGGCGACGCTACCCGGCGCCAGCATGTCCATCGGAGCCATGGCCGACAGCCTCGACACCCAGACGGACTACCACTTCATCGCCTGCTCAGGTGCCCGCACCTACAACATCCTCACCAGCGGGCAGTCCCACGAAGTGCCCCAGCTCTACGCTGGCTATCTCGACCAGAACACCACCCTGGTCACCCTGTCGGTCGGCGGCAACGACGCCAGGTTCTCGGACGTGTTCGCCCAATGCGCGCTTGGCGCCGGTACGGACCAGTGCCCGGACACAGCGATAGGAAACAAGGACCCGATCACCGGCGAGGATGTTGCCGGAGACACCGGACCTCTGAAGACCTGGGCTCCCACGTGGCTGCACGACAAGGTCCGGCCACGCATCGAGGCGGTGCTGATGCGGATTCATGATGTGGCACCGAACGCGAAGATCGTTCTCATGGGCTACCCGAGGCTGCTGTCGGGGGCCAAGGACTGCGTGGCGGGAATCGGCAAGGAGGAGGAGGCTCCCTGGCTGAACTCGGTCGCGGACATGCTGGACCAGGAGATGAACGGCGCCGCTTCGGACGCCAAGTCCCAGGACGGGATCAACGTCGTGTTCGCCGACCCGCGCGACAAGTTCGACACCAAAGCGGTATGCGGTGATCCGGAGTATGTGAACGGCATCGTAGAAAACGGACGCTCCCAGGTGGACACCTCATCACCCAAGCCCGCCATGGCGTCGTTCCACCCGAAGATCGCCGGAGTCCGCCTGTACGCCGACTTGCTGCAGCAGTATCTGCCGTAA
- a CDS encoding TerD family protein, with product MSTGLGPFYASSSLRGSRRTTTSTRRTTQSRSVAPSAAQMERARRQAERAQQEADRDAAIAQLRELRRQMTSVHLQSFPSAHPPVIGDAPQLGLPWALAEAQTFHLQGVGWLARAERAGAKQRAELDAPAYLAAESARLSAVREQLTDEAGHWWQALLAHDEDTVCEAVNAAFSDNPAAGCALGVDGSVLSVLMRHQDFDSMPTQTPGLTSSGRPALKNLTKRDRLLWWLTAMGSNVVATLKEGFATAPGITAIDLAVLTRLPDTQRLGFVAYGRWTRQAIETTPWREPEDALRFLDIGEDVACSVTTTASGNLSSTLKPLDTARIPGLRELLDHAQDEPESGEPSLAGLDSTLSGNTPPDDRAVTADPYRIRPFAEWKHSHLAEPPPAPPLPPATVSPLVAGQTLALPEDAWQGLSIAFTFAGADADLTLFLTGNDGTVAGDEDFVFYNQPSTANGAARLLGKHAQGPHTTERAVIHLSALPDRVQRVAVAINMDVDTGLTCGSLTHAALSMECVTGTGWTFSPPADPDIRAMVIAELYRHNVNGEPVWKLRAIGQGWADGLDGLARAHGVNVE from the coding sequence ATGTCGACGGGACTCGGCCCCTTCTACGCCTCGAGTTCCCTCCGAGGCAGCCGGCGGACCACGACCAGCACCCGCCGGACCACGCAGTCCAGGTCGGTCGCCCCTTCCGCCGCGCAGATGGAGCGCGCTCGCCGGCAAGCAGAGAGGGCTCAGCAGGAGGCTGATCGGGATGCGGCCATCGCGCAGTTGCGGGAATTGAGGCGGCAGATGACCAGCGTCCATCTGCAGTCCTTTCCCAGCGCGCATCCTCCGGTGATCGGGGATGCTCCGCAGCTGGGTCTGCCCTGGGCACTGGCTGAGGCCCAGACGTTTCACTTGCAGGGTGTGGGGTGGCTGGCCCGTGCGGAGCGGGCCGGCGCCAAACAGCGAGCGGAGCTCGATGCTCCCGCGTATCTGGCGGCCGAGTCAGCACGCCTGAGTGCGGTGCGTGAACAGCTGACAGACGAAGCCGGGCACTGGTGGCAGGCGCTGCTCGCCCACGACGAGGACACCGTTTGCGAAGCGGTGAATGCCGCATTCTCGGACAACCCTGCGGCCGGTTGCGCGCTCGGAGTGGATGGTTCGGTCCTGTCCGTTCTGATGCGTCATCAGGACTTCGACTCGATGCCGACTCAGACACCCGGGCTTACCTCGAGTGGCCGCCCGGCCCTGAAGAATTTGACGAAACGCGACCGGCTCCTGTGGTGGCTGACCGCCATGGGCTCCAACGTGGTCGCCACCCTCAAGGAGGGCTTCGCCACCGCACCCGGTATCACCGCCATCGACCTGGCCGTGCTGACCCGCCTGCCCGACACCCAGCGGCTCGGATTCGTCGCCTACGGCCGCTGGACCCGCCAGGCGATCGAGACCACCCCATGGCGCGAACCCGAGGACGCGCTGCGCTTCCTGGACATCGGGGAGGACGTCGCCTGCTCGGTCACCACCACCGCCTCCGGCAACCTCTCCAGCACGCTCAAGCCGCTGGATACCGCCCGTATCCCGGGCCTGCGAGAACTCCTGGATCACGCGCAAGACGAACCGGAATCCGGTGAGCCCTCTCTCGCCGGCCTTGACAGTACTCTGAGCGGCAACACCCCACCCGACGACCGGGCCGTAACCGCCGACCCGTACCGGATCAGGCCGTTTGCCGAATGGAAGCACAGCCACCTGGCCGAGCCGCCGCCCGCTCCCCCGCTGCCGCCCGCCACGGTGTCTCCCCTCGTGGCCGGGCAGACCCTCGCTCTGCCTGAAGATGCCTGGCAGGGGCTGAGCATCGCCTTCACCTTCGCCGGCGCGGACGCGGACCTCACCCTCTTCCTCACCGGCAACGATGGCACGGTGGCCGGTGACGAGGACTTCGTCTTCTACAACCAGCCCTCCACCGCCAACGGTGCCGCACGGCTCCTGGGCAAGCACGCGCAAGGCCCGCACACCACCGAACGCGCCGTCATCCATCTGTCCGCCCTGCCCGACCGGGTGCAGCGTGTCGCCGTCGCCATCAACATGGACGTCGACACCGGCCTGACCTGCGGATCACTCACCCACGCGGCCCTGTCCATGGAATGCGTGACCGGCACCGGCTGGACCTTCAGCCCACCCGCAGACCCGGACATCCGCGCCATGGTCATCGCCGAGCTGTACCGGCACAACGTCAACGGCG
- a CDS encoding DUF6879 family protein: MRRLRFNGTGSGGGGCPGVHEDLDSGDVIVHGPPLTDPADLAQLQHRDEGEVAIVVPRNTLVDFGPRDETPRLINADDEFERLFETFAHTAWRLETRRRYASDEQTDEWAQFAAGQRIDWDYDDDWCRNVRVQAAQGKRFERVRLVDTPATPGQLYLRSNAARNCAVGEDIRNLSRTEAERLRLPDEDFWLFDSRLVARLIFDEDDNLTGAELITEPAAVNRYCRVRDAAWHYAVAYAEFEVDQK, translated from the coding sequence ATGCGACGGCTTCGTTTCAACGGCACAGGCTCAGGGGGAGGAGGCTGCCCCGGCGTCCACGAGGACCTCGACAGCGGGGACGTCATCGTGCACGGACCGCCGCTCACCGACCCCGCCGACCTGGCGCAGCTTCAGCACCGCGACGAAGGCGAGGTGGCCATCGTCGTACCGCGCAACACTCTCGTCGACTTCGGTCCGCGCGACGAGACCCCGCGGCTCATCAACGCCGACGACGAGTTCGAGCGCCTCTTCGAGACCTTCGCCCACACCGCATGGCGGCTGGAGACCCGACGCCGGTACGCAAGCGACGAACAGACCGACGAGTGGGCCCAGTTCGCCGCAGGCCAGCGCATCGACTGGGATTACGACGACGACTGGTGCCGCAACGTCCGAGTGCAGGCAGCGCAGGGCAAGCGGTTCGAGCGCGTGCGGCTGGTTGATACCCCCGCCACGCCAGGGCAGTTGTACCTGCGCAGCAACGCAGCACGGAACTGCGCCGTGGGCGAGGACATTCGCAACCTGTCCCGCACGGAGGCCGAGCGGCTGCGCCTGCCCGACGAAGACTTCTGGCTCTTCGACTCACGCCTAGTAGCACGGCTCATCTTCGACGAGGACGACAACCTGACGGGCGCCGAGCTCATCACCGAGCCGGCCGCGGTCAACCGCTACTGCCGGGTGCGAGACGCAGCCTGGCACTATGCCGTTGCGTACGCAGAGTTCGAGGTCGACCAGAAATGA
- a CDS encoding helix-turn-helix domain-containing protein, with the protein MSTDYQQAREALGLRLRELRITCPDGRLTGEQLAERLGAGWTKSKVSKLENGRQTADAEELRAWAKATGHPEAYDGLLAQLRGFESHIRSWRRQLASGHRPVQDAITAEHDRTRVLSIWENNLVPGMLQTADYARHVLTRHANLMQSPRDTEDAVRARIRRQEGLYSQGRKYRIMVWEGALYALVCPPSVLAAQLDRLASVIGLDTVEFGIVPFAASLKIYPGNGFWIYDERRVVVEDWHAELWLDDADSVATYLRVWDTLRESAVYGVDAHNVINRARRAVNPR; encoded by the coding sequence GTGAGCACCGACTATCAGCAGGCACGCGAGGCCCTGGGGCTACGACTTCGGGAACTGAGGATCACGTGCCCTGATGGTCGGCTCACCGGCGAGCAGCTCGCCGAACGCCTTGGCGCCGGGTGGACAAAGTCCAAGGTGAGCAAACTGGAGAACGGCAGGCAGACCGCCGACGCCGAGGAACTCAGGGCGTGGGCCAAGGCCACCGGACACCCGGAGGCGTACGACGGTCTGCTCGCCCAACTGCGCGGCTTCGAGTCCCACATCCGCTCGTGGCGCCGGCAGCTGGCCTCGGGCCATCGTCCCGTGCAGGACGCCATCACCGCCGAGCACGACCGCACCCGGGTGCTGAGCATCTGGGAAAACAACCTCGTGCCCGGCATGCTGCAGACGGCCGACTACGCCCGCCATGTCCTCACCAGGCACGCCAACCTTATGCAGTCGCCGCGGGACACCGAGGACGCTGTGCGCGCCCGGATCCGCCGTCAAGAGGGGCTGTACTCGCAGGGCAGGAAGTACCGGATCATGGTGTGGGAGGGGGCGCTCTATGCCCTGGTGTGCCCGCCCTCCGTACTGGCCGCGCAGCTGGATCGTCTCGCGAGCGTCATCGGGCTGGACACCGTGGAATTTGGAATCGTCCCGTTTGCCGCTTCACTGAAGATCTACCCGGGCAACGGGTTCTGGATCTACGACGAGCGCCGCGTCGTCGTCGAGGACTGGCACGCGGAGCTGTGGCTTGACGATGCGGACAGCGTCGCGACCTACCTGCGGGTCTGGGACACGCTGCGGGAGTCCGCGGTCTATGGGGTCGACGCCCACAACGTCATCAACCGGGCCCGGCGGGCTGTTAATCCGCGCTGA